In Penicillium oxalicum strain HP7-1 chromosome I, whole genome shotgun sequence, a single window of DNA contains:
- a CDS encoding Cytosolic Fe-S cluster assembly factor cfd1 — translation MPLDGVKNIVLVLSGKGGVGKSSVTLQLALALSLQGKSVGILDIDLTGPSIPRLVGLEGAKITQSPTGWLPVPVHEAVGTPSDHGTSSVETSPARGSLRCMSLGFLLRDRGDAVIWRGPKKTAMIRQFLSDVSWGSTDYLLIDTPPGTSDEHIALAEQLLTLSSTDVAVATQMNLPRLQGAVLVTTPQAVATSDVRKEANFCVKTSIPILGVIENMSGYACPCCGEVSNLFSSGGGEVMAQQLNIPFLGRVPVDVKFGELVEGKLEIDTDDEDEDEDQDEDEDTKTVQSKTPGEPDLRPLVEKYQEGWSYPRFEEFARAIVGGA, via the exons ATGCCTTTAGACGGAGTGAAAAATATCGTGCTG GTTCTTTCTGGCAAGGGAGGAGTGGGGAAATCCTCAGTGACCCTTCAGCTTGCGCTCGCGCTATCGCTCCAGGGCAAATCAGTCGGCATTCTCGACATCGACTTGACCGGCCCCTCCATTCCCAGACTCGTTGGCTTGGAAGGTGCCAAGATCACCCAATCGCCCACTGGATGGCTCCCTGTACCCGTCCATGAGGCGGTCGGCACACCGAGTGATCATGGGACATCTTCCGTGGAGACGTCTCCAGCTCGGGGCTCCCTCCGCTGCATGTCCCTCGGCTTCCTCCTGCGAGACCGTGGCGACGCTGTCATCTGGCGTGGGCCGAAAAAGACCGCTATGATCCGTCAATTCCTCTCAGACGTCTCCTGGGGCTCGACAGACTATCTGTTGATCGACACACCGCCAGGCACAAGTGACGAGCATATTGCGCTCGCGGAGCAGCTTCTCACATTATCATCCACAGACGTGGCCGTTGCAACACAGATGAACTTGCCTCGTCTCCAGGGCGCGGTGCTTGTCACGACGCCACAAGCGGTTGCAACCTCGGATGTGCGGAAGGAAGCCAACTTTTGCGTCAAGACCAGTATCCCGATTCTGGGCGTGATTGAGAATATGTCGGGCTACGCGTGCCCATGTTGCGGCGAGGTCAGCAACTTGTTCTCTAGCGGTGGGGGAGAGGTCATGGCTCAGCAATTGAACATTCCTTTCTTGGGCCGTGTCCCTGTGGACGTGAAGTTTGGAGAGTTGGTGGAGGGGAAATTGGAAATCGACActgacgacgaggatgaggacgaggaccaggacgaggacgaggacacGAAGACCGTGCAGTCAAAAACCCCTGGTGAACCTGACCTGCGGCCTCTTGTTGAGAAATATCAGGAAGGCTGGTCATACCCTCGGTTTGAGGAGTTTGCGCGGGCTATTGTTGGAGGTGCATAA
- a CDS encoding UBX domain-containing protein 1: MDYNPAEHDEVVSQFCNMTGTKPSEAQEYLSANGWDVEAAVTEYFAEQDEALQETETSAGQRLGTEQAASTAGGGRTLGGEPVSATSSAAPQAPSSSRRTAPKKKFATLGDFATASAGDTSSEDGSEDQDFFAGGEKSGLAVQNPDDLKRKILEKARRAQPPSSEEPQSRPSHFTGTARTLGGDDAPSRVIEAPSEPQSQRPQRVHRTLHFWADGFSVDDGELYRTDDPRNAEILEGIRQGRAPLTIMNVQAGQEVDVELKQHEENYVKPKPKYKPFSGVGQRLGSPTPGVQSTQPSASTATTTPQASSSEPPKPKVDESQPTVTLQIRLGDGTRLTSRFNTTATIGDVYDFVTAASPDARSRGWVLMTTFPSKELSDKAVTLADLPDFKRGGVVVQKWS; encoded by the exons ATGGATTACAACCCCGCAGAGCACGACGAGGTCGTGTCTCAGTTCTGCAACATGACAGGGACTAAACCCTCCGAG GCTCAGGAATATCTTTCTGCCAATGGCTGGGATGTGGAAGCTGCGGTGACCGAATACTTTGCCGAGCAAGATGAAGCTTTGCAGGAAACAGAAACAAGCGCTGGTCAGAGACTAGGTACAGAGCAGGCTGCTTCCACGGCCGGTGGTGGCCGCACACTTGGTGGAGAGCCCGTGTCTGCTACATCCTCTGCAGCTCCCCAAGCCCCGTCGTCCAGTCGACGCACTGCTCCCAAGAAGAAGTTCGCTACCCTTGGTGACTTTGCAACAGCGAGTGCTGGCGATACATCATCAGAGGATGGCTCGGAAGACCAAGACTTTTTTGCGGGTGGTGAGAAATCGGGTCTGGCGGTGCAAAACCCCGATGACTTGAAACGAAAGATTCTGGAGAAGGCCCGCAG AGCTCAACCTCCTTCCTCAGAGGAGCCTCAATCCCGGCCTTCCCATTTCACTGGGACCGCCCGAACGCTTGGTGGCGATGATGCCCCGAGTCGTGTAATTGAAGCCCCTTCCGAACCTCAGTCACAGCGGCCCCAACGGGTCCATCGAACCCTTCACTTTTGGGCTGATGGTTTCTCCGTCGATGACGGAGAGCTCTATCGGACTGATGATCCTCGCAATGCGGAGATCCTGGAGGGTATCCGCCAGGGCCGCGCCCCTTTGACGATTATGAACGTGCAGGCCGGACAGGAAGTGGACGTGGAGCTGAAGCAGCATGAGGAGAACTATGTGAAACCAAAGCCCAAGTACAAGCCTTTCTCTGGCGTGGGTCAGCGTCTCGGAAGCCCTACGCCTGGCGTTCAGAGCACACAGCCCTCCGCTTCGACCGCCACTACCACTCCCCAGGCCTCTTCATCGGAGCCTCCCAAGCCAAAGGTGGATGAATCGCAACCCACCGTCACCCTACAGATTCGCCTGGGAGATGGTACTCGGCTGACTTCCCGGTTCAATACTACGGCCACTATTGGAGACGTGTACGACTTCGTCACTGCTGCTAGCCCCGATGCTCGCAGTCGTGGGTGGGTGTTAATGACCACATTCCCCAGCAAGGAATTGAGTGACAAGGCCGTGACTCTTGCCGATCTACCCGACTTCAAGCGAGGCGGCGTGGTCGTTCAGAAGTGGTCCTAA
- a CDS encoding Transcription initiation factor TFIID subunit 6, whose product MSVWNPDNIRDVAESVGITNLNHDVTENLARDVEYRVAQVLEEALKCMRHGKRTLLTTSDISHALRNLDVEPLYGYESLRPLRFGEASLGPGQPLFYVEDEEVDFEKLINAPLPKVPREVTFTGHWLAVEGVQPSIPQNPTAADSRNLELVSKGPNANSTLAAMSGTGDVAVKPTVKHVLSKELQLYFEKVCSAFLDETSEEYRTSAYASLRDDPGLHQLVPYFVQFIAEKVTHSLKDIFVLTQVMHMAEALVQNTSLYVDPYIASLVPSILTCLVGRQLGGASELSEQFALRDLAASLLGLIAKKFSHSSHMLKPRLVRSCLKSFLDPSKPFGAHYGAVIGLQAVGGAEVIRVLVIPNLKDYSKLLGDGLDDTARRPAAERVLSALLGVLASMRDAHPALTNGHSNTVSDEMRATLTEKIGGLLTSKIADANEVQLAHLILQS is encoded by the exons ATGTCCGTCTGGAATCCTGATAATATTCGCGATGTCGCAGAATCGGTCGGGATCACGAATCTTAATCACGACGTGACGGAGAATCTGGCCCGTGATGTCGAATACCGGGTCGCGCAAGTGCTGGAGGAAGCGCTCAAGTGCATGCGCCACGGCAAGCGTACTCTCTTGACCACATCGGACATCTCTCACGCTCTGAGGAACTTGGACGTGGAGCCACTTTATGGATATGAGTCTCTTCGCCCGCTACGATTTGGAGAGGCGTCCCTGGGGCCAGGTCAACCGCTGTTCTAcgtcgaagacgaggaggtGGACTTTGAGAAACTGATCAATGCGCCTTTGCCCAAGGTTCCTCGTGAAGTCACATTCACAG GTCACTGGCTGGCTGTCGAAGGCGTCCAGCCATCGATCCCTCAGAACCCGACCGCCGCCGACTCCCGCAACCTCGAGCTGGTCTCGAAGGGCCCGAATGCCAACTCCACCCTGGCGGCAATGAGTGGCACTGGCGACGTCGCGGTGAAGCCCACAGTCAAGCATGTCCTTTCGAAGGAGCTGCAGCTCTATTTCGAGAAGGTCTGCAGTGCCTTCTTGGACGAAACGAGCGAGGAATACCGAACGTCGGCATATGCCAGTTTGCGAGATGACCCTGGCCTGCATCAATTGGTGCCATATTTTGTGCAATTCATCGCGGAGAAGGTCACGCACAGTCTCAAAGACATTTTCGTCTTGACGCAAGTGATGCACATGGCCGAGGCTCTCGTCCAAAACACGTCTCTTTACGTCGATCCTTAT ATCGCTTCCCTCGTTCCTTCTATCCTGACCTGCCTGGTCGGTCGACAACTGGGCGGAGCAAGCGAGCTGTCCGAGCAGTTTGCGCTGCGTGACCTCGCGGCATCGCTCCTCGGGTTGATTGCGAAAAAATTCTCCCACTCTTCTCATATGCTCAAACCTCGCTTGGTACGATCCTGCTTGAAGAGCTTCCTCGATCCATCCAAGCCGTTCGGGGCCCATTATGGTGCAGTGATTGGCTTACAGGCCGTGGGTGGAGCTGAAGTGATTCGTGTGCTGGTCATCCCGAATTTAAAGGACTACTCCAAACTTCTCGGGGATGGTCTCGACGATACTGCCCGTCGCCCGGCCGCCGAGCGTGTGTTGAGCGCTCTCCTCGGCGTGTTGGCCTCGATGCGTGATGCCCACCCTGCCTTAACCAACGGCCACTCCAACACCGTCTCGGACGAGATGCGAGCTACGTTAACGGAGAAGATTGGCGGTCTGCTCACCTCGAAAATCGCCGACGCCAACGAAGTCCAGCTGGCTCACTTGATTCTGCAATCGTAG
- a CDS encoding Mitochondrial import protein 1, which yields MSSDTTGSRVELFDSAMTVPSDSENYESPSSPPSTSDSPMILYKPPSVWGLIRGAAINLFLPFVNGLMLGFGELFAHEAAFRLGWSSTKIFPTYRRAHAVGPGVEVRELPSERRRFTSAAGLKDTTSLE from the exons ATGTCCTCCGATACTACGGGCTCGCGGGTCGAGCTGTTCGACTCGGCCATGACGGTCCCTTCCGATTCGGAAAACTACGAGTCGCCATCATCGCCCCCTTCCACATCAGATTCACCAATGATTCTCTACAAGCCACCTTCAGTGTGGGGTCTGATTCGGGGTGCTGCAATCAATCTATTCCTTCCGTTCGTGAACGGACTCATGCTGGGCTTCGGTGAGCTCTTCGCTCATGAAGCAGCCTTCCGACTCGGATGGTCCAGTACCAAG ATTTTCCCAACATACCGCAGGGCACATGCTGTAGGCCCTGGAGTGGAGGTTCGGGAGCTCCCTTCAGAGCGCAGGCGGTTTACTTCTGCGGCGGGCTTGAAAGATACCACTTCCCTTGAATAA
- a CDS encoding Phosphatidylinositol transfer protein sfh5, giving the protein MSDPKPTEQPPAAQLEKHDEAAALAPEALQANDQPLEAPVAAPPATIANEEAEPQALQPTGETPTKELSTANHDPIAPLSEATKPESSSPAELPEYITKIAGLAQFFEQLPKIVTETGYSEMWGVHLKSHEDVPTVNVLIKFLRANEGNVQAAQDQLRKALEWRKQTDPMALVESGRYSAAKYNGLGYLTTYEQDGRPLVFTWNIYGAVKNVNTTFADSNEFVKWRAALMEMAVQDLKMKDATEVIDYDGTKDPYQMIQVHDYLNVKFLRMDPVVRVATKQTIEVFSTAYPELLREKFFVNVPSIMGWMFSAMKLFLSRNTTRKFHPIANGANLAREFPAAIGDQIPKTYGGKGPELKDGARTVPLVEDEVKSEQVDRENQPVQVASEMNASPAPEKSEQTVAQDATATPGDQPAMPTSQPTKDAVVTEEVKPVGEVAK; this is encoded by the exons ATGTCCGACCCCAAACCCACTGAACAGCCCCCAGCGGCCCAGCTTGAGAAGCACGATGAGGCTGCAGCACTAGCTCCCGAAGCTCTTCAAGCTAACGACCAGCCGTTGGAGGCTCCCGTTGCTGCACCTCCTGCGACTATCGCCAACGAGGAAGCGGAGCCCCAAGCACTGCAGCCCACCGGAGAAACTCCAACGAAGGAGCTGTCCACTGCGAATCATGATCCCATTGCTCCTCTCTCTGAGGCGACCAAGCCCGAGTCTTCATCTCCGGCCGAGTTGCCCGAATACATCACTAAAATTGCCGGTCTGGCCCAGTTCTTTGAACAGCTGCCCAAGATTGTGACTGAAACGGGCTACTCGGAGATGTGGGGGGTGCACCTCAAGAGCCATGAGGACGTGCCCACCGTCAACGTCCTGATCAAGTTCCTCCGCGCCAATGAGGGAAATGTTCAGGCGGCTCAGGATCAGCTGCGAAAGGCGCTGGAATGGCGCAAGCAGACCGACCCCATGGCTCTGGTCGAGTCGGGCCGTTACAGTGCGGCCAAGTACAACGGTCTGGGCTATCTGACCACTTACGAACAAGACGGACGACCCCTGGTTTTCACCTGGAACATTTATGGTGCTGTCAAGAATGTCAACACTACATTCGCCGACTCGAACGA ATTTGTCAAATGGCGTGCGGCGCTCATGGAGATGGCTGTGCAggacttgaagatgaaggatgCCACCGAGGTCATCGACTATGATGGCACAAAGGACCCCTACCAGATGATCCAGGTTCATGACTACTTGAACGTCAAGTTCCTGCGCATGGACCCGGTCGTACGTGTGGCGACCAAGCAGACCATCGAGGTGTTCTCGACCGCCTATCCCGAGCTGCTGCGCGAGAAGTTCTTCGTCAATGTCCCTTCCATCATGGGCTGGATGTTCTCCGCCATGAAGCTCTTCCTGAGTCGAAACACCACCCGCAAATTCCACCCCATCGCGAACGGCGCCAACCTTGCTCGTGAATTCCCCGCCGCCATTGGAGATCAGATCCCCAAGACCTACGGCGGAAAGGGCCCCGAGCTGAAGGATGGCGCGCGCACGGTGCCcctcgtcgaggatgaggtGAAGTCCGAGCAGGTCGACCGTGAGAACCAGCCTGTCCAAGTCGCGAGTGAGATGAATGCTTCACCGGCTCCTGAGAAGAGTGAGCAGACTGTTGCCCAGGATGCGACTGCCACTCCCGGTGACCAGCCAGCCATGCCCACCAGTCAGCCGACCAAGGATGCGGTGGTAACGGAAGAGGTGAAACCTGTGGGAGAGGTGGCCAAGTAA
- a CDS encoding Plasma membrane ATPase has protein sequence MASFTRISDHGDTEHGETRRSSRISKASLRDDAATLDEYGKLVKFVSTYREAGAAQPETDKVEERRIWYAPWEKRKIRVKDVDDQAGQYPEEWLITNIREGLSTETVHQRRHRSGWNELVSEKENPIAKVLSYFRGPILYVMELAALLAAGLEDWVDFGVIIGILCLNASVGWYQEKQAADVVASLKGDIAMRAIVVRDNSQQEILARELVPGDVIVVGEGQVVPADAKVICDYSDSNGWEEFCQLHEQGILNGGSDSEDTDDESKKENADENAKEDQGPTEDGSSDEPQQHRPRKRGYPILACDHSAITGESLAVDRYMGDKIFYTTGCKRGKAYAVVQTGAKTSFVGRTASMVQSAKGAGHFEIVMDNIGTALLILVMAWILAAWIGGFYRNIPIASPGEQTLLHYTLSLLIIGVPVGLPVVTTTTMAVGAAYLAKKKAIVQKLTAIESLAGVDILCSDKTGTLTANKLSIREPFVAEGVDVDWMFAVAALASSHNVEFLDPIDKVTILSLRQYPKARDILRRGWKTEKFTPFDPVSKRIVTVATCEGIRYTCTKGAPKAVLQLTKCPKELANVYKAKAQEFAHRGFRSLGVAVQKEGEDWALLGMLPMFDPPREDTAQTISEAQNLGISVKMLTGDAIAIAKETCKMLNLGTKVYNSDKLIHGGLSGVMAGDLVEKADGFAEVFPEHKYQVVQLLQERGHLTAMTGDGVNDAPSLKKADCGIAVEGASEAAQSASDIVFLEPGLSTIIDSIKVARQIFHRMKAYIQYRIALCLHLEIYLVTAMIILNESIRVELVVFLALFADLATVAVAYDHASFELRPVEWQLPKIWVISVLLGVLLAMGTWVVRASMFLPSGGVIQNWGSIQEVVFLQVALTENWLIFVTRGIDTWPSIQLVSAILGVDILATVFCLFGWFTNENMITDPRESFIETKDGWTDIVTVVRIWGYSLGVEIVIALVYFILNKITWLDNLGRAKRSKGDIKVENVLGHLARLTIEYEEPGKPKGRFFLSASKEEEEME, from the exons ATGGCTTCATTCACCAGGATTTCAGATCACGGTGATACCGAGCACGGCGAAACTCGGCGGAGCTCTCGTATCTCGAAAGCCTCGCTGAGAGATGATGCAGCCACTCTAGATGAATACGGCAAACTTGTGAAATTTGTCTCGACCTACCGTGAAGCCGGAGCTGCACAGCCAGAGACTGACAAGGTGGAGGAGCGGCGTATCTGGTATGCCCCATGGGAAAAACGCAAGATCCGAGTCAAAGACGTCGATGACCAAGCTGGCCAATATCCCGAAGAATGGCTTATTACAAATATTCGCGAGGGTCTCTCGACTGAAACGGTGCACCAACGCCGTCATCGCTCGGGCTGGAATGAACTGGTCTCGGAGAAGGAAAATCCCATTGCAAAGGTCCTGTCTTATTTCCGTGGACCCATTCTCTACG TCATGGAACTCGCTGCGTTGCTGGCTGCTGGTCTGGAGGATTGGGTTGACTTTGGTGTGATCATTGGCATTCTTTGTCTGAATGCCTCTGTTGGCTGGTATCAAGAAAAGCAAGCTGCCGATGTGGTCGCTAGCTTGAAAGGCGATATTGCCATGCGTGCGATTGTCGTTCGAGACAACTCTCAACAAGAAATCTTGGCCCGTGAATTGGTCCCGGGGGATGTG ATCGTCGTCGGAGAAGGTCAGGTGGTTCCAGCAGATGCCAAAGTCATCTGTGACTACAGTGATTCCAATGGCTGGGAGGAATTCTGCCAACTTCATGAACAGGGTATTCTCAATGGTGGGTCTGATTCCGAAGACACTGACGATGAgtccaagaaagaaaatgcaGACGAAAATGCCAAGGAAGACCAGGGGCCGACGGAGGATGGGAGCTCTGACGAGCCACAGCAGCACCGTCCCCGAAAGCGGGGGTATCCTATCCTCGCCTGTGACCACTCTGCCATCACCGGTGAATCTCTCGCGGTTGATCGGTACATGGGCGACAAAATCTTCTACACAACTGGATGCAAGCGAGGCAAGGCATATGCGGTGGTGCAGACTGGTGCAAAGACCTCCTTCGTTGGCCGGACTGCAAGCATGGTCCAGTCTGCCAAGGGAGCAGGGCATTTCGAAATCGTCATGGACAACATCGGAACagctcttctcatccttgtcATGGCCTGGATCCTGGCTGCTTGGATTGGTGGGTTCTATCGAAACATTCCCATCGCCTCTCCAGGCGAGCAGACCTTGCTCCACTACACGCTGTCTTTGCTGATCATTGGTGTCCCTGTCGGTCTTCCTGTCGTCACCACCACTACAATGGCCGTGGGAGCTGCATACCTTGCTAAAAAGAAAGCCATTGTACAGAAGCTGACAGCAATTGAGTCTCTTGCT GGAGTCGATATCCTCTGTTCCGATAAGACCGGCACATTGACCGCGAACAAATTGAGTATTCGAGAGCCGTTCGTAGCCGAGGGTGTCGATGTTGATTGGATGTTCGCGGTTGCTGCCCTTGCATCCTCGCACAACGTGGAGTTTCTCGATCCAATCGACAAGGTCACCATTCTGAGTCTTCGTCAGTATCCCAAAGCCAGAGACATTCTTCGACGGGGATGGAAAACAGAGAAATTCACCCCATTCGATCCTGTATCGAAGAGAATTGTGACAGTTGCAACCTGTGAGGGGATTCGATACACATGTACCAAGGGAGCTCCAAAAGCAGTGCTCCAGCTCACAAAATGCCCCAAAGAACTGGCAAATGTGTACAAGGCTAAAGCACAGGAATTCGCTCACCGTGGCTTCCGCTCTTTGGGCGTGGCTGTTcagaaagaaggggaagactGGGCTCTACTGGGTATGCTGCCTATGTTTGACCCGCCACGAGAGGACACGGCGCAAACCATCAGCGAAGCCCAGAACCTTGGAATCAGCGTTAAGATGCTCACTGGTGATGCGATTGCTATCGCCAAGGAAACTTGCAAGATGTTGAACCTCGGGACCAAAGTCTACAATTCTGACAAGCTTATTCATGGAGGCCTGAGTGGTGTGATGGCTGGAGACTTAGTGGAAAAAGCAGATGGCTTTGCAGAAGTGTTTCCAGAGCACAAATACCAGGTTGTTCAATTGCTTCAGGAACGTGGCCATCTGACTGCGATGACCGGTGATGGTGTAAATGACGCGCCCTCGCTGAAGAAAGCTGATTGTGGAATTGCAGTTGAAGGAGCTTCAGAGGCCGCTCAGTCTGCCTCGGATATTGTGTTTTTGGAGCCTGGTCTATCGACAATTATCGACTCAATCAAAGTTGCCCGCCAGATCTTCCACCGGATGAAGGCCTATATCCAGTATCGGATTGCCCTCTGCTTGCACCTGGAAATCTACCTCGTGACTGCGATGATTATCCTGAATGAGAGCATTCGCGTCGAATTGGTCGTTTTTCTGGCATTATTTGCAGACCTGGCAACAGTTGCAGTTGCCTATGATCACGCCTCGTTCGAATTACGCCCCGTAGAATGGCAACTCCCTAAAATTTGGGTCATCTCTGTGCTTCTCGGCGTGTTGCTTGCTATGGGCACCTGGGTCGTTCGCGCCTCAATGTTCCTCCCATCCGGCGGAGTGATTCAGAACTGGGGCTCCATCCAGGAGGTTGTCTTCCTGCAAGTCGCCTTGACGGAGAACTGGCTGATATTCGTGACTCGCGGGATCGACACCTGGCCATCCATTCAATTGGTATCTGCAATTCTGGGCGTAGACATCTTGGCCACTGTCTTTTGTCTATTTGGCTGGTTCACAAACGAGAATATGATCACCGATCCCCGCGAAAGCTTCATCGAGACCAAGGATGGATGGACTGATATCGTGACCGTGGTGCGCATTTGGGGCTACTCGCTTGGCGTCGAGATCGTTATCGCACTGGTATATTTCATCCTCAACAAGATCACCTGGCTGGATAATCTGGGTCGCGCGAAACGCAGCAAGGGCGATATCAAGGTCGAAAACGTTCTTGGCCACCTCGCTCGACTTACCATTGAGTATGAAGAGCCAGGGAAGCCGAAAGGTCGGTTCTTCTTGTCTGCCagcaaggaagaagaggagatggagTAA
- a CDS encoding putative glutamate--tRNA ligase, cytoplasmic, which produces MTQFDLTVATKGSHAALLPVVLIATSVNEARPSPVINIKHEDTAVLGEGDKATLQLSAAGKSVFGTVPAIEELCNHFPFLVGKEAAVEKEWISQLDGLNTLDFKALDPVLQKLDTHLLLRSFVAGYSLSTADIALWGALRGNRVAVAALKKGALVNLTRWYRFLEELCPWTAAAIEALNAAAKESKVAKSKAGANYDIALLNTDNGVVTRFPPEPSGYLHIGHAKAALLNDYFAHEKYNGTLLLRFDDTNPSNEKQEFQDAIVEDLALMGIKPNKVSYTSDYFDQLYDYCIEMIKTGHAYADDTEKETMAAQRMDGIPSARRDLPIEESLARFEDMKNGTEEGLRWCIRAKISPDDKNKALRDPVIYRCNPHPHHRTGAKWKIYPTYDFACPVVDSMEGVTHALRTIEYRDRNPQYQWMLDALKLRHVQVWDFARMNFIRTLLSKRKLTKLVESGVVWGWDDPRFPTIRGIRRRGMTIPALREFILKQGPSRTITLFDWALIWATNKKYIDPVAPRHTAIVNKDAVKTTITNAPATFTEEKPRHAKNAAVGMKTVTFAPNVLMEQVDAKSFKQDEEITLMNWGNAFVRKITADTNGTITHLELELNPQGDVKKTEKKVTWLAEGPELVPVELVDFDYLLKKDSLSEDDILEDVLNYDTEFREPALADSNVAQFKEGDIMQFDRKGFYRVDRAYSPGSPAVFFNIPTGKAK; this is translated from the exons ATGACTCAATTCGACTTGACTGTGGCCACCAAGGGCAGCCATGCTGCTCTGCTCCCTGTGGTCTTGATCGCAACCTCCGTCAATGAGGCTCGTCCCTCTCCTGTGATCAACATCAAGCATGAGGATACCGCTGTCCTGGGTGAAGGTGATAAGGCGACTTTGCAGCTCTCGGCGGCTGGAAAGTCAGTCTTCGGCACCGTGCCTGCCATTGAGGAGCTGTGCAATCACTTCCCATTCCTGGTTGGTAAAGAGGCCGCAGTG GAGAAGGAGTGGATCTCTCAGCTTGACGGTCTGAACACTCTCGATTTCAAGGCCCTCGACCCCGTTCTCCAGAAGCTCGACACccaccttctcctccgcTCCTTCGTTGCTGGctattctctctccactgcCGACATTGCTTTGTGGGGCGCTCTTCGGGGTAACCGTGTGGCTGTCGCTGCGTTGAAGAAGGGTGCTCTGGTCAACCTGACCCGTTGGTACCGGTTCCTCGAGGAGCTGTGCCCTTGGACTGCTGCTGCCATCGAGGCACTGAACGCGGCTGCCAAGGAGTCCAAGGTTGCCAAATCCAAGGCCGGTGCCAACTATGACATCGCTCTGCTCAACACCGACAATGGCGTTGTCACTCGTTTCCCTCCTGAGCCCTCTGGTTATCTCCACATCGGTCACGCCAAGGCCGCTCTTCTCAACGACTATTTCGCTCATGAGAAGTATAACGGTACCCTGCTTCTTCG ATTCGATGACACCAATCCCTCAAACGAGAAGCAGGAGTTCCAGGACGCCATCGTTGAGGATCTCGCTCTCATGGGTATTAAGCCCAACAAGGTCTCCTACACTTCGGACTACTTCGACCAGCTTTACGACTACTGTATTGAAATGATCAAGACCGGTCACGCCTACGCTGATGACactgagaaggagaccatGGCCGCTCAGCGTATGGACGGAATCCCTAGCGCGCGCCGTGATCTTCCCATCGAGGAGAGCTTGGCCCGATTCGAGGATATGAAGAACGGCACCGAAGAGGGCCTCCGTTGGTGCATTCGCGCTAAGATTTCTCCCGATGACAAGAACAAGGCTCTCCGTGACCCTGTCATCTACCGATGCAACCctcaccctcaccaccgGACCGGAGCCAAGTGGAAGATCTACCCAACCTACGACTTTGCCTGCCCCGTTGTCGATTCTATGGAAGGTGTCACTCACGCTCTGCGTACAATCGAGTATCGTGACCGTAACCCGCAGTACCAGTGGATGCTGGATGCTCTGAAGCTCCGCCACGTTCAAGTTTGGGACTTTGCCCGCATGAACTTCATCCGCACTCTGCTGTCCAAGCGCAAGCTGACCAAGCTTGTCGAGAGCGGTGTTGTTTGGGGATGGGACGATCCTCGCTTCCCCACTATCCGTGGAATTCGCCGCCGTGGTATGACCATTCCCGCATTGCGCGAGTTCATCTTGAAGCAGGGCCCCTCCCGAACCATCACCCTGTTCGATTGGGCACTCATCTGGGCTACCAACAAGAAGTACATTGATCCCGTTGCTCCTCGTCACACCGCTATCGTGAACAAGGACGCGGTCAAGACTACTATTACCAATGCCCCTGCAACCTTCACCGAAGAGAAGCCGCGCCACGCGAAGAACGCCGCCGTGGGTATGAAGACAGTCACCTTCGCTCCCAACGTGCTTATGGAGCAAGTCGACGCCAAGTCCTTCAAGCAAGATGAGGAGATCACCCTGATGAACTGGGGTAACGCCTTTGTCCGCAAGATCACCGCCGACACCAATGGCACCATTACTCACCTTGAGCTCGAACTGAACCCTCAGGGCGATGTcaagaagaccgagaagaaggtgacctGGCTGGCTGAGGGTCCCGAACTTGTGCCTGTGGAGCTTGTCGACTTCGACTATCTCCTCAAGAAGGACTCTTTGAGTGAGGATGACATTCTTGAAGATGTCCTCAACTATGACACCGAGTTCCGTGAGCCTGCTCTGGCTGATAGCAACGTTGCCCAGTTCAAGGAGGGTGATATTATGCAGTTCGACCGCAAGGGCTTCTACCGTGTGGATCGTGCCTACAGCCCCGGCTCCCCCGCTGTGTTCTTCAACATTCCTACCGGCAAGGCTAAATAA